A genome region from Drosophila simulans strain w501 chromosome 2R, Prin_Dsim_3.1, whole genome shotgun sequence includes the following:
- the LOC6733931 gene encoding probable cytochrome P450 12d1 proximal, mitochondrial: MSILQNAQRAVFSNGSIQLVRASSSQAQILANVADSEVTEARSYKDIPRPSKLEFARAFMPGGEFYDASIFDYAAAMRNRYGDIFIMPGMFGRKDWVTTFSTKDIETVFRSEGTWPERDFFPSITYFRTHKRPDVYGESVGLISAQAESWGKMRSAVNPIFMQPKGLKTYYEPLSNINNEFIERIKEIRDARTLEVPDDFMEEISRLVFESLGLVAFDRPMGLISRNRDNPDALTLFQNTKQTFRYTFELDIKPSMWKYISTPTFRKMMRLLDDILMLSQKMIKDTEDSLEKRRQAGEEVNGNSMLQRMLKVDPKLAVIMSMDVLLAGVDATSNLLSAVLLCLAKNPEKQAKLREELMKIMPTKDTLLNDETMKDMPYLRAVIKEALRYYPNGLGTLRTCPADITLSGYHVPKGSHVALGFNVLLRDNEYYPQADKFLPERWLRDPQTGKKTPISAFSYLPFGFGPRMCIGRRLVDLEIETSVAKLIRNFQVEFNYDASRPYKTFVFMEPAIPFRFKFTDIDQ; encoded by the exons atgAGTATTTTGCAGAATGCACAGCGTGCTGTCTTTTCAAATGGATCCATTCAGCTTGTGAGGGCATCCTCTAGCCAGGCACAGATTTTGGCCAAT GTAGCCGATAGTGAAGTCACTGAAGCGAGATCCTATAAGGACATTCCACGTCCCAGTAAACTGGAGTTTGCAAGGGCATTTATGCCTGGTGGAGAATTTTACGATGCCTCAATTTTCGATTATGCAGCAGCGATGAGGAATCGTTATGGTGACATCTTCATAATGCCTGGAATGTTTGGTCGCAAGGATTGGGTCACCACATTCAGTACAAAGGACATCGAGACTGTTTTCCGCAGCGAGGGAACTTGGCCAGAAAGGGATTTCTTTCCCTCGATCACATATTTCCGCACTCATAAACGACCAGATGTTTATGGAGAAAGTGTGGGTCTGATATCCGC gcAAGCAGAGTCGTGGGGCAAGATGCGATCAGCCGTGAATCCAATTTTCATGCAACCCAAAGGATTGAAAACTTATTACGAACCACTTTCCAATATCAACAACGAGTTCATTGAGCG CATTAAAGAAATTCGAGATGCTAGAACTCTGGAGGTGCCCGATGACTTCATGGAGGAAATAAGCCGGCTGGTTTTCGAATCCCTTGGCTTGGTGGCTTTTGATCGCCCAATGGGTTTGATCAGTCGGAATCGAGACAATCCAGATGCCTTGACTTTGTTCCAAAACACGAAGCAGACGTTCAGATATACCTTTGAATTGGATATAAAGCCGTCAATGTGGAAATATATCTCCACTCCAACCTTTCGGAAAATGATGCGTCTCCTCGATGACATCTTAATGCTGTCGCAGAAAATGATAAAGGACACCGAGGACTCCCTGGAAAAGCGGCGCCAGGCAGGCGAAGAGGTAAATGGGAATAGCATGTTGCAGCGAATGTTGAAGGTGGATCCCAAACTGGCGGTGATAATGAGCATGGACGTATTGTTAGCCGGTGTGGATGCCACATCTAATCTGCTGTCAGCCGTGCTCCTTTGCCTGGCTAAGAATCCAGAGAAGCAGGCGAAGCTGAGAGAGGAACTCATGAAGATTATGCCCACCAAGGACACCCTTCTCAATGATGAGACCATGAAGGATATGCCCTATTTGAGGGCAGTGATCAAGGAGGCCCTACGCTATTATCCCAATGGATTGGGAACCCTACGCACTTGCCCCGCAGACATTACCCTTTCTGGTTACCATGTGCCCAAAGGCAGCCATGTAGCTCTGGGCTTCAATGTCCTTTTGCGGGACAATGAATATTATCCACAAGCTGATAAGTTCCTTCCAGAACGCTGGCTACGAGATCCGCAGACTGGAAAGAAGACACCCATTAGTGCATTTAGCTATCTGCCCTTCGGTTTTGGACCGCGCATGTGCATTGGCCGAAGATTGGTGGACCTGGAAATCGAGACGAGTGTTGCCAAGTTGATAAGGAACTTCCAGGTGGAATTCAACTACGATGCCAGTCGACCCTATAAGACTTTTGTTTTCATGGAACCTGCTATTCCATTCCGCTTTAAATTCACTGATATCGATCAATAA